Proteins found in one Homalodisca vitripennis isolate AUS2020 chromosome 4, UT_GWSS_2.1, whole genome shotgun sequence genomic segment:
- the LOC124361466 gene encoding uncharacterized protein LOC124361466, translating into MRSSAYMVVTVAAMLVAVAATDEPEDANFTNTFDEKLKEMMWKRCAYQLTSSCLKLTLVRLVDRLAHDTYFQPLPGVTVHSNHSRSLEPAVPTMNDLPLQQRLDTFLLQKVGGYLRSLTLSVRMVDLPSFNTTELVDNVLAKVTGRKKGGAGAGAGALAVMMGGAMMTMMMSALAAMAGKALMTSMMALMLAAMGAMKGGGGGGGHSGKSTTYEIIAQPEVSHSHTHSEELHHGHGWKRSVDFLHVAAAS; encoded by the exons ATGAGGAGCTCTGCGTACATGGTGGTGACAGTAGCAGCGATGTTGGTGGCAGTAGCTGCCACAGACGAACCGGAGGACGCCAACTTTACCAACACATTTGATGAGAAATTGAAAGag ATGATGTGGAAAAGATGCGCCTATCAGCTGACCTCGTCTTGTTTAAAACTGACCTTGGTGCGACTAGTAGACCGACTGGCTCATGACACTTACTTCCAGCCTCTTCCTGGAGTTACGGTACACAGTAATCACTCCAGGTCTCTGGAGCCTGCAGTGCCAACCATGAACGACTTGCCTCTCCAGCAGCGCCTAGATACGTTTCTCCTCCAGAAGGTTGGCGGATACCTGCGCTCCCTCACACTCAGCGTGCGAATGGTGGATCTGCCGTCCTTCAACACAACTGAGCTTGTGGACAATGTTCTCGCTAAAGTTACAG GCCGCAAAAAGGGAGGAGCGGGTGCGGGAGCGGGTGCTCTGGCTGTCATGATGGGAGGTGCCATGATGACAATGATGATGAGTGCCTTGGCGGCAATGGCGGGCAAAGCCTTGATGACATCAATGATGGCACTGATGCTAGCAGCCATGGGGGCCATGAAAGGTGGAGGTGGCGGGGGCGGTCATAGCGGCAAGAGCACCACGTACGAGATCATCGCCCAGCCAGAGGTCTCACACTCCCACACGCACTCCGAGGAGTTACACCATGGCCATGGATGGAAGAGAAGTGTGGACTTCTTACATGTAGCGGCCGCTTCTTAG
- the LOC124361100 gene encoding glycine-rich cell wall structural protein-like: MHIKTVLVFAVIAAVDVYGSHSHYHGPIAIPHVLHNGYLADTHEVAAAKSAHLAALATQSHGHGYGGGYGYGGAYGYGGGYGYEGSNGYGGGHGYNQDEVYSGSYGGHGDFRYHGPIAIPHVLHNGHIADTHEVAAAKAEHFAAVAKAKAHAGYGQDYSGRYAGGYGEYTGAYSGAHYVVPYHGPLAKPVVLKSGYLADTHEVAAAKHHHLEALHKASYYGHQHHHY; this comes from the exons ATGCACATCAAG ACTGTACTCGTCTTTGCGGTTATTGCTGCTGTAGACGTTTATGGGAGCCACAGTCATTATCATGGACCCATCGCTATCCCACATGTCCTCCACAACGGCTACCTAGCAGACACCCATGAAGTAGCAGCGGCCAAGAGCGCTCACCTTGCTGCCCTGGCTACACAGTCTCACGGTCACGGATATGGAGGAGGCTACGGTTATGGAGGAGCCTACGGTTATGGAGGAGGCTACGGTTATGAAGGTAGCAATGGTTATGGAGGAGGACATGGATATAACCAGGATGAAGTATACAGTGGCTCTTATGGAGGTCATGGAGATTTCAGGTATCACGGACCAATCGCTATTCCTCATGTACTCCATAACGGACACATCGCAGACACTCATGAGGTTGCTGCTGCTAAGGCTGAGCATTTCGCCGCTGTAGCCAAGGCCAAGGCTCACGCAGGATACGGGCAAGACTACAGCGGACGATATGCAGGAGGATATGGCGAGTATACTGGAGCTTACAGTGGAGCGCACTATGTCGTTCCTTACCACGGACCTCTCGCCAAGCCGGTCGTGCTCAAGTCTGGATACCTGGCAGACACTCATGAGGTCGCAGCCGCCAAACATCACCATCTTGAAGCCCTCCACAAGGCCAGTTACTATGGTCATCAACATCATCACTACTGA
- the LOC124361469 gene encoding cuticle protein 5-like, translating into MRSWIIVLLSALCGIEVLGSHSHYHGPIYVPHVLHSGYLAETHEVAAAKSAHLAALATQSHGYGYGGSYGYSHDEGYSGSYGGDYGHGDFRYHGPIAIPRVLHDGHIADTHEVAAAKAEHFAAVAKAKAHAGYGHDYSGRYAGGYGEYSGAYSGAHYVAPYHGPLAKPVVLKSGYLADTHEVAAAKHHHLEALHKANYHDHYYH; encoded by the exons ATGAGATCTTGG ATTATCGTCCTGCTATCTGCCCTATGTGGAATTGAAGTACTCGGTAGCCACAGTCACTACCATGGGCCAATCTACGTACCACACGTTCTTCACAGCGGGTATTTGGCAGAAACGCATGAGGTAGCAGCGGCCAAGAGCGCTCATCTTGCTGCTCTGGCTACACAGTCTCACGGTTACGGGTACGGAGGGAGTTATGGATACAGTCATGATGAAGGATACAGTGGCTCTTATGGAGGAGACTACGGTCATGGAGATTTCAGGTATCACGGACCAATCGCTATTCCTCGTGTACTCCATGACGGACACATCGCAGACACTCACGAGGTTGCTGCTGCCAAGGCTGAACATTTCGCCGCTGTAGCCAAGGCCAAGGCTCACGCGGGATACGGACACGATTACAGCGGACGATATGCCGGAGGATATGGCGAGTATTCTGGAGCTTACAGTGGCGCTCACTATGTCGCTCCTTACCACGGACCTCTCGCCAAGCCTGTTGTACTCAAGTCTGGATATCTGGCAGACACTCACGAGGTCGCTGCTG
- the LOC124361468 gene encoding uncharacterized protein LOC124361468 → MVLWTVLAGGCLWMLVSCCWGAAINSSTPEEQLHKVMEVVANHCSSRRSPACLQFELLSQLEQMMPGPKVQILSGVYLSRSNISLASLPLLSELTDPKGRSLDATTRFLNSLLAERLISQLETWSVSVFVFSNNTLNQLRSVLNPSATGAKNEKEVETGRRHRYWKYMGSALVTVGFSVISALISKSLTMSLVALAATMLLGSRGESGYGSHGGYSAPVHHLPTFRSPPPVRNNPSEVQYVDELPEDSRVDQSLVYVNRKSYQKERTDSGYDKLYYKYK, encoded by the exons ATGGTGCTGTGGACGGTGCTGGCTGGAGGCTGCTTGTGGATGCTCGTTAGTTGCTGCTGGGGAGCTGCTATCAACTCGTCTACGCCCGAGGAACAGCTGCATAAAGTTATGGAG GTAGTAGCCAATCATTGCTCTAGCCGTCGTTCTCCAGCCTGTCTACAATTCGAGCTCCTGTCTCAGCTGGAACAGATGATGCCGGGTCCGAAGGTTCAGATCCTCTCAGGAGTCTACCTATCCAGGAGCAACATTTCCCTTGCTTCCTTGCCACTGTTAAGTGAGCTGACGGATCCAAAGGGGCGAAGCCTAGATGCCACAACTCGTTTTCTCAACAGTCTTCTGGCAGAGCGCCTCATAAGTCAGCTGGAGACGTGGTCAGTTAGTGTTTTCGTGTTCAGTAATAACACCCTCAATCAGCTCAGGAGTGTTTTGAACCCTTCCGCAACTGGCGCAAAGAATGAAAAGGAAGTTGAAACTG GCCGAAGGCACAGATACTGGAAGTACATGGGAAGCGCACTTGTGACAGTTGGATTCAGCGTTATATCAGCTCTTATCAGCAAGTCATTGACCATGTCCCTTGTAGCTCTGGCCGCTACAATGTTACTAGGGAGTCGCGGTGAGTCCGGGTACGGGAGTCACGGAGGATACTCTGCCCCCGTCCACCACCTCCCCACCTTCCGCTCACCGCCACCAGTCCGCAATAACCCGAGCGAGGTGCAGTACGTGGATGAGCTGCCCGAAGACTCGAGAGTGGACCAATCCCTCGTGTACGTTAATAGGAAGTCTTACCAAAAGGAACGAACAGATAGTGGCTATGATAAGTTGTATTACAAGTACAAATGA